The DNA window ATCCGGCCCAGCTGGGTGCCGGTCACCCGGTTCTTGGTGCCGAACAGCTGTTCCAGTTTGGTGATGGTCGGCTGGTCCTTGTATTTCAGGCCCAGCTGGATGCCGCGCAGCTCGCAGTGGCTGAACAGGAACTTCAGCCCGTGGCGCTTCTCCAGCGGGTCGCGCAGGATTTCCTGGCTCTTGGGGTGATAGAGGAAATGGTACTGCGAGGCGCGGCCCGGGAACATGAAGGCATAATCCAGCACGTTCAGGTAAGGCGCGCCGCCAGCCGAATTCTGGGTCGATGCGGCGTAAATGTCGACGATGCCCTGCTGGGTTTTCTCCACACAGCTCAGCTGGCCGCAGATCTGATTGTCGCCGATGAATTCAATGCGGATTTCGCCGTCGGTGCGGGCCTCCAGGTCACGGGCGAATTCCAGCGCCCCTGCCCGTTCGATCAGCAAGTTGCGCGCGTTAAAGCCCGAGGCGCCGAACTTCAGCGTGTGCTTGGCGGGCTTGGCATAGCGCTTTTCATATGTCGATTCCGCCGCCGAGGCGAGATTCGCCAGGCTCATCGCGCCGCCAAAGCCGCCGGCGGCCAGCAGTGTCGAGCTCATCCCGTAAGTCCCTGCCACACGGAACAGATCCCGCCGCGAGATGCGGCTCAATTTGTTGGTCAGCCCCATAATTTTCCTCCCTAACATCAATTATTGAGACGTTTAGTATCAAAAAACGCTAGATCAATTTGCACATCCTGTATAGAAGTTTTTTCATCGAGGGATCGGGAGGGACGGTTTTGGAGGCGGATTTCATTGTCATCGGCGCAGGGTCGTCCGGCTGTGTTGTCGCAAACCGGCTGAGTGCGGATCCGCGCAGCAAGGTGGTTCTGCTGGAGGCCGGCGGGCGGGACATAAATCCCTGGATTCATATTCCGGTCGGCTACTTCAAAACCATGCACAACCCGTCCGTTGACTGGTGTTACAAGACCGAACCGGATCCGGGTCTCAATGGCCGTTCGATCGACTGGCCGCGGGGCAAGGTTCTGGGCGGGTCATCCTCGCTGAACGGGCTTCTTTATGTGCGCGGCCAGAAAGAGGACTATGACCGCTGGCGCCAGATGGGCAACGAAGGCTGGGGCTGGGAGGATGTGCTGCCATTGTTCAAGCGCTCCGAGGATCAGGAGCGCGGCGCTGATGAATATCACGGCACCGGCGGGCCGCTGGCGGTCTCCAACATGCGCATTCAGCGCCCGATCTGCGATGCTTGGGTCGCCGCGGCGCAGGAGGCCGGATACCCATTCAACCCGGATTACAATGGCGCCAGGCAGGAGGGCGTCGGCTATTTTCAGCTGACCACCCGCAACGGCCGCCGCTGCAGCGCGGCGGTGGCGTTTCTGAAACCGGCGCGGAGCCGGGCCAACCTGCAGATCATCACCCATGCCCTGGTGGAAAAGATCAACCTGGACGGGCGCCAGGCGACGGGCGTCACCTATCTGGACCAGGCAGGCCGGCGGCAGACCATTACAGCGCGCAAGGAAGTCATCCTGTCTGCTGGTGCGATCAACTCGCCGCAGACCCTGATGCTGTCGGGAATCGGACCAGCAGCGCAGCTGAAGGCCAATGGAATTGAACCTCTGGTCGATTTGCCGGGCGTTGGCCAGGGGCTGCAAGACCATCTGCAGGCGCGGCTGGTTTACAAGTGCAACGAGCCGACGCTGAACGACGAGGTGCGCAGCCTGTTCAATCAGATGCGGATCGCATTGAAATACGCGCTGTTCCGGGCCGGGCCGATGACCATGGCCGCGAGCCTTGCAACCGGCTTCATGAAAACCCGGCCTGATGTGGCCACACCTGATATTCAGTTCCATGTTCAGCCCTGGTCGGCGGACAGCCCCGGCGAGGGGGTCCATCCGTTCTCGGCCTTCACCATGTCGGTCTGCCAGCTGCGCCCCGAAAGCCGCGGCGAGATCCGGCTGAACGGGCCGGACCCGGAGAGCTATCCGAAAATCATACCCAATTACCTGTCGGCGGAGACCGATTGCCGGACTATTGTGGATGGTGTGAACATCGCCCGGCGGATTGCCCGCCACAGCCCGTTGTCCTCCAAGATTGCGGAAGAGTTCCGGCCCCATTCCAGCCTGGAGATGGAAGACTATGACGGCACGCTGGACTGGGCGCGCAGCAATTCCGTTTCGATCTACCACCCGACGGGAACCTGCAGGATGGGCCAGGGCCCGGACGCAGTGGTGGACGCCGGTTTGCGGGTGCATGGGGTCCGGGGGCTGCGGGTGGCCGATTGCTCAATCATGCCGGAAATCGTCTCCGGCAATACCAATGCGCCTGCGATCATGATCGGGGAAAAAGCCAGCGATCTGATCACCCAATAGCTGTTTCACTCTGCCCCGGAGCTATGCCTGGCCGTTCAGACCGCTACCGGTCAGTCCTGCCGCGTGTTCAAGAAGGCTTCATCTGCAATTTTCATTTAGCCCTCTGTTCTGCCGGTACGCGATCATGGCTTTCCGACGCTGCGCCCGCTCAGGACCGGGCGGCGGACCGGGCCGGACAGGGCGGGCAGGAAACCCGCGACGAAGGCCAGCCATCCCGCACACCAAAGCAGCGCTGCGGCAGTTATCAGGGTTTCGGCATGCGCAGGAAAAAGGGGAACCGCCAACCGGACCCACGCCGTGAGCCAGACCAGAACAACCCCGGCCTTGAATCCGGAACCGGCCCGCATTGTCCCGTCCGGGGCGTGGCAGGCGGCCCGCCCGGCAATGGCCATGATCAGCCCCGGCATGGCCCCGATGGTAATCGCGTGGACAGCCGCTGCCATTGGGTAGCCGGAAAAGCCAAGCCCGGCGGCCCCGATGGCCAGCGCGCCAAGCGGCAGCCAGAGAAAAGCCATGTGCTGCGCTGCCAGCAGCGGATTGCGAAGCGTCGCGCAGGTGCGCCAGCCCTTCATGGTCCAGAGCATTGTCACCGCTGACGCAATCAATGCTGCATGGGCCGCGCCGGAAAAGCCGGCCAGTGTCAGGACCACCACCAGTGCCAGCAGCCCCTGCGGCAAGAAGCACAGCCGCGTCCAGCCCTGCACCGGCGGGCCTGAATAGCCCTGCTGCGCCAGCCAGTTGCGCGTAAATGCAGGGACCGCTCGCGCGCCGGCGCTGAACATCAGCAGGATCAGGCCGGTCAGGATAATCCGGGCAAGCGCAAGGCAGCCCCATATATCGCCGGCGGCCGCTCCGGTCAGGAAAACGGCTTCGCCGGCGCCCAGGGCTGGAACTGCCGCGGCCAGCCCCAGCTTGCGATAGGCCTTGGCTGCGGCAATCTGCCGGCAAAGGAAGACGGAGAGGCCAAGGAAGAAAGCCGCATTGAGCAATAGCGGCACCGCAAACGGCAGCGCTTCGAAACCGGCAGTTGCGATCCGTGCCAGGACCCAGGCCAGCGTCAATGCCTTCAAACCTGTGCCGCGCAATGGCGGCTGCGCGGTCCAGCCGGGCAACGCCGTCAGAAGATAGCCGCCGATTGCCGCGGCGGTGAAGCCAAAGATCAGCTCATGGACATGCCACAAAACGGCAGTCGGAAAAGCCGGGGCAGGCAAGCCCAGTCGGACGCCCAATGGCCACCAAGCCACAGTCAGCAGTGCGCACAGGAACGCAGACAGGAAAAGCGGGCGGTGCGGCGCGTCCCAGAACGCGCTGAAATCCCGCCCCGAAATCAAGCCGAGGCCGGATCTGCGGACCAGGAGGCTCCGCACGGCCCTGTCAGGAACCCGTCGCTCAGCCGGATGTCCGGCGAGATTTTCCGGACCTCGCTGGCAAGAGCCCCGCGGGGCGACTCTCCGTTCAAACGCGCGCGGTAGGCTTGGCAAAGGCCGGAAAACCCGTGCGATTGCGGTGACAGGCGCAGGGCGGAAACCCCCGCTGCGGCCAGGGCCTCGATGTGGTAGTCCGCGCAGGCATAGCTGTCCGACAGGGTCTGCACGCCGTTCATGGCCATAAAGGGCTGACCCTCCAGCGTGCGCACTTCCAGCCCGTCCGGGTCCGCTTCGCAAGCAAACTGGCAGTTGTCTTTGGTCCGCTTGTGCAGGCGCGCGTGATAGCAGCGCCCGGATACCGCCAGCGGCAGCCGGCCATGGCCCCAGACCTCAATGGCTACACCCAGCCCGCTTGCCGCCCGGGCCAGCGTCTCAACCGAGGCGAGCGGCAATTCCGGCGGCAGGCAGACGCGTTTGGCCCCCAGCGACGCCAGCCAGGCCAATGTCCCCTCGTTA is part of the Leisingera caerulea DSM 24564 genome and encodes:
- a CDS encoding GMC family oxidoreductase → MEADFIVIGAGSSGCVVANRLSADPRSKVVLLEAGGRDINPWIHIPVGYFKTMHNPSVDWCYKTEPDPGLNGRSIDWPRGKVLGGSSSLNGLLYVRGQKEDYDRWRQMGNEGWGWEDVLPLFKRSEDQERGADEYHGTGGPLAVSNMRIQRPICDAWVAAAQEAGYPFNPDYNGARQEGVGYFQLTTRNGRRCSAAVAFLKPARSRANLQIITHALVEKINLDGRQATGVTYLDQAGRRQTITARKEVILSAGAINSPQTLMLSGIGPAAQLKANGIEPLVDLPGVGQGLQDHLQARLVYKCNEPTLNDEVRSLFNQMRIALKYALFRAGPMTMAASLATGFMKTRPDVATPDIQFHVQPWSADSPGEGVHPFSAFTMSVCQLRPESRGEIRLNGPDPESYPKIIPNYLSAETDCRTIVDGVNIARRIARHSPLSSKIAEEFRPHSSLEMEDYDGTLDWARSNSVSIYHPTGTCRMGQGPDAVVDAGLRVHGVRGLRVADCSIMPEIVSGNTNAPAIMIGEKASDLITQ
- a CDS encoding NnrS family protein, coding for MRSLLVRRSGLGLISGRDFSAFWDAPHRPLFLSAFLCALLTVAWWPLGVRLGLPAPAFPTAVLWHVHELIFGFTAAAIGGYLLTALPGWTAQPPLRGTGLKALTLAWVLARIATAGFEALPFAVPLLLNAAFFLGLSVFLCRQIAAAKAYRKLGLAAAVPALGAGEAVFLTGAAAGDIWGCLALARIILTGLILLMFSAGARAVPAFTRNWLAQQGYSGPPVQGWTRLCFLPQGLLALVVVLTLAGFSGAAHAALIASAVTMLWTMKGWRTCATLRNPLLAAQHMAFLWLPLGALAIGAAGLGFSGYPMAAAVHAITIGAMPGLIMAIAGRAACHAPDGTMRAGSGFKAGVVLVWLTAWVRLAVPLFPAHAETLITAAALLWCAGWLAFVAGFLPALSGPVRRPVLSGRSVGKP
- a CDS encoding TRAP transporter substrate-binding protein, which produces MGLTNKLSRISRRDLFRVAGTYGMSSTLLAAGGFGGAMSLANLASAAESTYEKRYAKPAKHTLKFGASGFNARNLLIERAGALEFARDLEARTDGEIRIEFIGDNQICGQLSCVEKTQQGIVDIYAASTQNSAGGAPYLNVLDYAFMFPGRASQYHFLYHPKSQEILRDPLEKRHGLKFLFSHCELRGIQLGLKYKDQPTITKLEQLFGTKNRVTGTQLGRIAMKALNLNPVPVAWEETLDGLKQGLIDGAETWASAVAYANMAPVVSQSVDLKFFCGTEHTSMSAKVFDGLEGYLQDAVMESAYWAQAHVQAANEAALVKTVGFSDPQLPGTIFVENGVRPAFLPDSEIRMAEEMCSPEFQPQLWEQWRDRLNKWAGGIDTYQEIYTIAREVEKDMKPENVEPRRWWKG
- the ubiV gene encoding ubiquinone anaerobic biosynthesis protein UbiV is translated as MELTVGPNQFFWPAEQWSTFYRELAGTPVDRVVLGELVCSKRLPFYQDRIPEALAALADAGKEAVLTSLALVTLKRERKLTAELAEMGVTVEINDLTALANLPQGTGFHVGPLINVYNEGTLAWLASLGAKRVCLPPELPLASVETLARAASGLGVAIEVWGHGRLPLAVSGRCYHARLHKRTKDNCQFACEADPDGLEVRTLEGQPFMAMNGVQTLSDSYACADYHIEALAAAGVSALRLSPQSHGFSGLCQAYRARLNGESPRGALASEVRKISPDIRLSDGFLTGPCGASWSADPASA